The Halostagnicola kamekurae sequence GGGCCTGATCCTCGCGCTCGTGATCGCGGGCACGCTCGGACCGAGCCTGCCCAACGTTGTAATCGCGCTCTCGGTGGTCGGGTGGGCCACCTACGCGCGGGTCGTCCGCGGGGCCGTCCTCGGCGTCAAAGAACAGCCGTTCGTGGAGTCGGCCCGCCTCTATGGCACCCCCGTCCGCCGGATCGCGAGACGCCACCTGTTGCCGAGCGTCGTCAGTCCGGTCGTCGTTCTGGCGACGCTCAACCTCGGCACCGTTATCCTGGCCGCCGCCGGCCTCTCGTTTCTCGGCCTCGGCGCGCAACCGCCGACGGCCGAGTGGGGGACGATGATCGCCGACGGCCGCACGTACCTTCGGTCCGCACCGTGGCTCATCACCGCTCCCGGCGTCGCGATCGCGCTCACCGTGATCGGGTGTAACTCGCTGGGGGACGGACTGCGCGACGCCCTGGATCCGAACCACCTCGAGGACGGAAAACGGAGGCGATCTTGACGTGGGTGCGACGCTGACGGTCGAGGACCTCCACGTTCGGTTCCAGAACGGCTCGGACCCGGTATACGCCGTCAACGGGGCGTCGTTCGAACTCAGGGCCGGCGAAACCGTCGGACT is a genomic window containing:
- the nikC gene encoding nickel transporter permease, translating into MSESDTAGDRARLVASRLVDAVRERSATRAGTRLRSNGQVRLGSAIVGTLALVALVGPLVAPYDPTAQVLEARLRGPTLAHPLGTDALGRDVATRIVYGARVSLGLSLVATGVRVVLGTTIGLLAGVSGGIVDAALMRLVDVQLAFPGLILALVIAGTLGPSLPNVVIALSVVGWATYARVVRGAVLGVKEQPFVESARLYGTPVRRIARRHLLPSVVSPVVVLATLNLGTVILAAAGLSFLGLGAQPPTAEWGTMIADGRTYLRSAPWLITAPGVAIALTVIGCNSLGDGLRDALDPNHLEDGKRRRS